TATAAAAAAAGGAGGGAGTATGAAAAAAACAATGATCTGGTGTTCTTTATTATCATTAGTTTTATTAAAAATTTTTGCAATATATAAAGGAGTAAAATTTGGGATTATTCCTAAAAGTTACGATGTTGTTACATTTTTAATGGTTGGTCTTGGAACGTTTATAGTTTATTTGCTGTATAAAATTGGGGAAAAAAAGAAAACATTATATAATATTTTTTTAATAGGATGCATCATTGGAACAGATGGTTTTAGTGAAGGTTCCTTGGAGAAAACATTACATACTTTAGGGATGATTAGTTTACTCATATTTATAGTAAGTTTTATTAGTTTGGAAAAAAAATATTATAAATAATCTTTAAAATCATAGATGGGACTATCCAAAAAGTCTGTAAATAAAATATGAAGAAGTAGTTTCCTATGGTAATAATATTACTAAAGGAGGCTATTTTTTATGGAAAAAAGAAATTATTGCTATGTATGCTGATAGAATCCCAGAATAAAGTAAAAAAATATGCAAAAAAGCCTTTTTTAAATCTTCCCCCTCCTACTTTCAAAATCATATCCCCTTTCAATTAGATAAATATCAAATGTCTTTTTTCATTCCGGGCGATGAAAGTAGAGAAGCCTTTGTTCAAATCACCACAATCTAAAACCTTTTGACCTTATCAAAGATATCATCTCTTTGTGCTTTAGGAAATTTATGATTATTCAATCTCCAATATTGAAAAAAATATTTAGAGATGATTTGTTTTAAAATTTTATTGTTAGAAATCATAGAAATATTATACTAAATTATTTGAAACAAAAAAAAGCTGGCCAAAGCCAGCTACTTTTTACCCTATTACAGCCAGGACCTCTTCCATCTCCAGGATAAGAAAGTTCTTATCTGAATCGGGTATTTCTACCCCGGAATGAGGTCTGAAAAACACCTTATCTCCCACAGCGATTTCTTCTTCAATATTTCCAAGGGCCACAACAATTCCTGTATCAGAAGATGCTGCTTCCCCGGAATTTGGTAGGATGATGCCGCTAAAAGTTTTTTCTTCGATCTTTAAGGGTTCCACTAATATTCTATTTCCAATTGGTTTAATATTCATAAATCAGCTCCATGTATAATTTTTTAATATTTCTTATTATACACTAAAATAAAAAAATTAGTATTATCATTGCTTTCAATTCTTCTCTACTCCAACCTTGTGGTCTAGAACTCATTCTAGAAACTAAAATATGACTTACATGACCTTCAGCACTAGATCCTAATTGGTGTTTCTTTCTATTTATTAATAGAATTATACATATAAATACTTTCTTTTTTATCATTTAAAGTACACCATAATTTTTTTATACAAAATATAACTAATGGACTAATTAAAATAATTAAAGCTATAAAATATAATTTATAATTTAAAAAGTTATCTCTAACTATTGGAACTCTAGTAGATATAGAATCCATTATAAATAATATAGCATTTTGAATACCGTGACAAGCTATTGAAGCATACAATGATTTAGTTTTATAATAAATATAACTTAAGTAAAAGCTACTTGTAAGTATGTATATTCCAACATACCCATGGAGACTAATAAAAATAAGTGTTGTTAATAAAATTCCTTTTCTTACTCCAATTTTTTCTATTAGTTTGTTTAACAAAATTCCCCGGAAAATAATTTCTTCGATAATAGGAATTACAAATACTATAGGGAAAAATTCGTAAAAACTAACTATTTCACTATTTGAACTATTATGAAAAATTAATAATAATAATGTTTCTATTGTTAAAAATAATAAACTATAAAATATAATTTCTTTCCATGGGATTAAAAATATACCGAAGATATTTTTAATATCTAATTGCTTTCTTTTTAAAAAAAATTTAAAAGAAGATAGGACAATAAAAAGACAAATTAGATTTACAAAAATATCTTTAAAAAAAATTATATTATATTTTGAAAAAAATTTGGTGAAAAAACTTCCTAAAATAATTTGAAAACTAACTAAAAAAATAAACTGAATTATTATAAATTTAAAAAAACTAAATTTTTTTAAACTATTATTTTCCTTTATTATAAGTAAATCATCTTGCTCCATATTCTTCCTCCCATTAAATACAATAAATTTTATTATTTAATATTTTAAATATTTTTGATCTTTTTAAGTGTACTACATATTTTAAAATTATTAAAATTAAATTAAAATAACGGACAAAATTAATTAAATGTTAAGGAATGAAAGGGTAAATTGATCGCGGACAAAATTCAAAGAAAACCGCAGACAAAATAGTGAAAAGTACTAAAAAAAAATAAAAAAATTTAAATTATTTTGTTTTTTAGTCTATCCAGTAAGAATAAGGGGTAGAACTGAAATTCTTTTAATTGGTACAGGTGTTTTTATTTTTCGGACAAAAAAAGTGTTGACATAAAAATATTTAACTGGTATTATCTTTCTTAATTACAAAAGAGGAGGAAGAGAATATGATTTTAACTAATGTTTTATTTATGAATTTATTATTATTGCTGCTAGTCCTATTGGACTTAAACCGCAATCAATTGAATAGATTTAAAAAATAATATTAGGAAAATTATATGCTTTTGAACACCCTGTTTTAGAAAAAGCGGGAAAAGTATAACTTATGATGGCAGCTGATATTATTAGCTGCTTTTTTTTATAAAAATAAATAAACTTAGGGAAGGTTTATAAACCTCTTTCCAGGTTGGGCAGCTATAATCACAGCTGTCCTTTTTTTTTAGCTTAATATTGAGATATACAGGTAAAAATAATTTAAAAAAATTATTGGAGGTGAAGGCAATGAGAGAAATAAACGGGGCAGAAATAATTTTAGAAGTTCTACAGGATCATGATTTAAAGACAATATTTGGATATCCGGGAGGTTCGGTACTTCCTATTTATGATGCTCTTCATTCTTATAAAGAAAAGATAAATCATATTTTAACTAGGCACGAGCAGGGAGCAGCTCATGCCGCTGACGGATATGCCAGATCCAGCGGGAAAACAGGAGTTTGTGTAGTTACTTCAGGGCCTGGAGCGGCTAACACGGTTTCCGGGTTGATGACAGCTTATATGGATTCCACACCAATGCTGGTTATTACAGGGCAGGTGTCCGTTAATAATTTGGGGACAGATGCTTTTCAAGAGCTTGATATAACAGGGGTAACTGATTCCATTACAAAGCATAATTACCTTGTGCGTTCAATAGAAGAATTGCCTGATTTATTGAGAGAAGCAATTTATTTAACAACAAATGGGAGACCGGGACCTGTACTTATAGATATTCCAATGGATATCCAGATGAGTAAAATGAGTTATGAAAAATTTAAGAGAGGCTGCAGCAGTGAATATAATTTAATTTCAGACTATAAATACATCTATAAAAAACCCAAAAAAAAGGAAACAGATCGGTTTATAGAGATGATAAAAAAAAGCAAAAGGCCGATAATTTTAGCCGGTAACGGAGTGATGAAGTCGAATTCTTCCCATCAACTGAAAGAATTTACTCAAAAATTTGATATACCGGTAACAACAACTCTTTTGGGATTAGGGATTCTTCCAGCAGAAGATAAATATAACCTCCGTATGCTGGGAATGCATGGGACAGCCTATGCAAATTATGCTGTTGATGAAGCAGATCTTGTAATAGCCTTGGGGATGAGATTCGATAACAGGGTGACAGGAAATATCCACAGGTTTTGTAAAAATGCAAAGATAATTCATGTGGATATAGATGAGGCAGAAATAGATAAAAACAAACATGCTGATCTTCATATAGTTGGAGATGTAAACTTAGTTTTGGAAGCTCTTTTAAAATATGAAGCAGAGGGGAAAAATAAAACCTGGATGAATAGGATAATGGAACTGAAGAATAAATACCCGTTAGACAGGAATTTTTCCACAGATTATATAGTACCCCAATATCTTATTTCCAGAATAAGTGAACTGACTAATGGACAAGCGATTGTATGCACAGATGTGGGCCAGCATCAGATGTGGACTGCACAATATTATAATTTTAACAAAACTAACAGTATCATAACTTCAGGAGGAGCAGGTACAATGGGGTTTGGGCTGCCAGCAGCCATAGGAGCAAAATTAGCTAATCCTGACAGGGAGGTCGTAGCCATAGTAGGAGATGGGGGATTTCAAATGAATTCACAGGAACTCATGACTATCTCTGAATATAATTTAGACATAAAAATAATTATTGTAAATAATTCATTTTTAGGAATGGTGAAACAGCTGCAGGAGGTTTTTTATGAAAAAAGACATTCCTTTGTAAAATTAGAAAGAAATCCCGATTTTGTAATGCTCGGCCGGGCATATGGAATAGATTCCCACATTGTAGATACTCCTAAAGAACTGGATAAGCTTCTGAGAAAAACATTTTCTGTAAAGAAGTCATCTCTGGTTAATTGTATCGTATCCAGGGAAGAGAATGTGTTCCCTATGATACCTGGAGGGAAATCGGTAGATGAGATGATTATGTCCGAGGAGGAGTTATGAAAAAATATCAAATTTTAGTGATTATGAGAAATAGGCCGGGGATATTATCTAAAGTTTCAGGGTTATTTTCAAAGAGGGGATTTAATATAGATGGAATAACCTGCGGAGTGAGTGAAAAAAAGGAATATTTTAGGATGACGATCACAGTTATTGGGGATGAAAGTTTTGTTGAGCAGGTTAGAAAACAAGTAGGTAAACTTATAGATGTAATAAAAGTACAAATTTTGGATGAAAAAAATGTAGTAAAAAGAGAATTAGCACTGATAAAGGTTAAATCCAACTCTGAAACCCGCTTAGAAATAATAAAAATAGTCGAGATTTACAGAGCTAAAATCATAGATATTTCCCATGAGGCGCTTATTATAGAGCTTACCGGAGATTCAAATAAAGTAGAAGGATTGATAGGTGTCATGGATAAGTTTGGAATATTGGAAGCAGCCAGAACCGGGATAAGTGCTATGCACAGAGGAATTAAACTTTAGGAGGTAGGAAGATGGAAGAAATAAAATTTTTAGAGGGAAAAAGATTAACGGTAGTTGGATATGGGAGTCAGGGGCATGCACATGCATTAAATCTTCATGATTTAGGAATGGATGTAACCGTAGGTCTTAGACAAGGATCAAAATCATGGGAAAAGGCTGAAAATGACGGTGTAAAAGTAGCGGTTGTAGGAGAAGCTGTAAAAGGAGCCGACGTAGTAATGATCCTAGCTCCAGATGAAGCTCAGCCAGAATTATACAGATCTGAGATTGAAGAAAATTTAAAGAGTGGAGCTTATTTAGGATTTGCCCATGGGTTTAATATCCATTATGAAAGAATCACACCGAGAGAAGATGTAAATGTATTTATGGTTGCTCCTAAAGGGCCGGGACATATGGTAAGGGAGATATTTGAAGGGGGTCATGGTGTACCATGTTTGGCAGCGGTGCATAATGATATAAGTGAAGATACCAGAGATATAGCCCATGCCTGGGCAAATGGTGTAGGAAGAAGAGTCGGAGTAATCGAAACTACATTCAAAGAGGAAACTGAAACTGATCTATTCGGAGAGCAGGCTGTACTATGCGGAGGAGTAACGGAATTGATGCAGGCAGGATTTGATACCCTGGTAGAAGCAGGATATAATCCTGAAGTAGCATATTTTGAATGTGTACATGAGATGAAACTGATAATAGACATGGTATATGAAAAAGGATTTGCAGCAATGAGAGATTCTATTTCAAATACAGCTGAATATGGAGACTATATAACCGGTAAAAAGATAATTACAAAAGAAAGTAAGGAAGCGATGAAAGGAGTGTTAAAAGATATTCAAAGAGGGAAATTTGCCAAAGAATTTATAGAAGAGACAGAAAATGGATATAAATTTATGAATAAAGAAAGAGCTGAGTATTCTGATTCTAAGATAGAGGAAGTGGGATCGAAAATGAGAAAGATGGTGTTTTCAAAATAAGGAATCTAGTAAGAGCAGGAGTTATTTAAACTCCTGCTCTTTTATTAGGATAGAGATTTTATTTTAATTTGACTTTTTCCTAAAAAAAATCTAATACTTATAGTATGGTAGAAAGATATAGAAAAAAGAGAGATCTTGTTCACGGAGGCAGAGAATTATACAGGAAAGAAAATTAGAAAATATAAATATTGCGTCGCAGCAGATGGAGGGAGGATAGAGATGAAGAAATTTTGTAGTATATTATTTCTGCTGATATTAGCGGGGTGCAGCGGAATAGATAAAAAAGCCGGTAAAGAGGGAGAAAGGGCTGAATTCAGGGGAGTTTGGATAGCCAGTATTGTGAATATAAACTGGCCTAAAACTGTAGGAACAGGGAAAGAGGCCGAGAAAGCTCAAAAGCAGGAGTTTATAAAATTATTGGATGAAGCGGTAGAGATGAATATGAATGCTGTAGTAGTTCAGATCCGGCCTGCTGCTGATACTTTTTATCCGTCTTCCTTTGAGCCGTGGTCAAAGTACCTTACAGGTACCCAGGGGGTATCTCCCGGGTGGGATCCGCTGCAGTTTATGGTAGAGGAAGCTCACAGGAGAAATCTGCAATTTCATGGATGGTTCAATCCATACAGGGTAACTTTGAAAAAAGAGGATATCCCTGTACCCACCCACCCGGCTGTGTTAAATCCAGAGTGGATATTTGAATACGGAGGTAAATTATACTACAATCCCGGAATTCCGGAAGCTATGAACTACAGTATAGATAATATCATGGAAGTGGTAAAAAACTATGATATAGATGGGGTGCATATGGATGATTATTTTTATCCATATCCAGTTAAGGGAGAAAAACTGCCTGACTGGAAGACATATTTAAAATACGGAAAAGATTTCTCCATAGCAGCTGACTGGAGAAGAGATAATGTAGATAAATTTATAAAAACTTTGAATGACAGGATAAAAAAAGAAAAACCAGATGTTCAATTCGGTATCAGCCCCTTTGGTGTATGGAGAAATTATGATATGGATAAAAGCGGGTCAAAAACAAAGGCAGGGCTAACTAACTATGACAGCCTCTATGCAGATACCAGGAAATGGATAGATAAAGGCTGGATAGATTATATTGTCCCGCAGATCTATTGGAACCAGGGATATGAAGCAGCTGAATATAATACCTTGGTTAATTGGTGGGCCGATGAAGTGAGGGGAACCAATGTAAAATTATATATTGGTCAGGCAGCCTACAAGGTTGGAACCAAGGGGTGGGAAGATCCGGGTGAACTTATAAATCAGGTGAGATATAACAGGGGGGTAGATGAGGTAGGAGGAAGTATATATTTTAATATAGATTCCCTCATAGATAACCCCATGGAGATAAAAGAAAATATGAAAAAAACAATATATAAAGAAAGGGTTGAAATTCCAAATTAGAAGGGGATACAGCCAGACAGCTTGTTATACAATGGATAAATTTTATCAATAAAAAAATTTTACAAGGGGGAAAGATGAAAAAAATTATGTATGTTTTAAGTGTTTTAATAATGTTGTTGTTCACAGGATGCGGAGGAAAGGAAAAAGAAGATCAAGGGGAAGGAGGAGCAGTGGAAAAACAAGCAGAACAGGTATTGAGATTTAACCTGGATGCGGACCCCCCGTCGATCGATCCGCAGTTAAATACCGATTCATCTGGTGCAATGGTGATCAACAATACCTTTGAAGGGTTAATGAGAAATGACGCATCAGGGAAACCTCAGCCGGCAGTGGCAGAATCTTTGGAAGTCTCTGAAGACAAGACCGTATACACATTTCATCTGAAAAAAGATGTGAAATGGTCCGACGGTAAACCAGTGACAGCAGAAGATTTCAAATATGCCTGGCTCAGGGGATTGGATCCAGAGGTAGCTTCTGAATACGCTTACCAGCTTTATTATATTAAAGGAGGGCAGGATTATTTTAAAGGGAATGGAAATAGGGAAGATGTAGGGATAGAAGCAGTGGATGAACATACTCTAAAAGTAACCTTAGAAGCTCCTACACCATATTTTTTAAATTTAGTGACATTTTTTACATATATGCCTGTAAGAAAGGATATAGTGGATCAAAAACCCGAGGGATGGGCAAAGGATCCTGAATTAACAGTATCGAATGGTCCCTTTATCCTATCGGAATATAAGATGAATGATAAGATTATACTGACTCCCAATGAAAACTACTGGAACAGGAAAAATATAAAATTAAAAAAGATGGTGCTGACCATGATTATAGAGGGAAGCACTGTACTGACAGCATATGACAACAACGAGATAGATGTTATATCCGGCCAGGTACCTGTGCAGGAAATTCCCAAAAGGCAGATGGAAGATCCGACCTTTAAAACCCTGCCGTATCTGGGAACATACTACTATCTATTCAATGTAGACAGGGTACCTACAAATGATATCAATGTAAGAAAAGCATTGTCACTTGCCATAGACAGGGAAGCTATTGTAAACCAGATAACTAAGGCAGGACAGATGCCGGCTACAGGATTTGTCCCCAATGGCTTGATAGATTCCAAAGGAAATGATTTTAGAGCTGCAGCCGGTGATTACGGTATGTCTACAACAGCAAATATAGAGCTGGCCCGGGAATATCTGGCTAAAGCAGGATACCCAAATGGTCAGGGGATGCCTCCGGTGGAACTTATGTATAATACAAGTGAATCCCATAAGGCCATAGCAGAAGCGATCCAGGATATGTGGAAGAAAAATTTAGGTATAGATGTTACCCTGGCTAACCAGGAATGGGCAGTATTTAAAACTACAAGAAGTATGGGGAACTTTCAGGTGATGAGATCTGTATGGTTAGGAGATTATAACGATCCGATGACATTTTTAGATATGTGGACTTCATATTCGGGAAATAATAATGCCCAGTGGAGAGCCACAGAAGATGGTAAATTTCCAGAGAATAAAAAATTTACAAACTTAATTGAGGAATCCAAGGTAGTCAGCGGGGAAGCCCGGGATGAAAAACTCTATGGCGCTGAAAAAATAATGATGGATCAGGCAGTTATAGCGCCGATTTATTATTATACAGGTGTGGTGATGATTAAAGACAAGGTAAAAAACTGGGAAAGGGATATCCTGGGAACCTGGTATTTCGGGAATGCAGAAATACAGGAATAATAGAAATTTAAAATAAATAAGATGAAAAAAGAGACTTGACCCAGAAGGATTAAGTCTCTTTTTGATTATAAATCTAAGGGTGTCACCCTTAACTGACTCTGTTTCAGATGTCGCGAGTATTTTATTTTCTCTAATATTATTAAAAAAAATAAAAATGCGAAAAGAAATAGACGAAAGAAGGTCAAGAAGGTTTCTTACTCTTCCTTTTTATGGTTTCTCTTCGTAAGAGAAACCGAAGCTAAAACCATCTTGTCTTAGTAAGTAAGTCACGATCGTCATTGTAGAAACAGTACAGCTGAAGCTCAACGACTATAAACTTCAAAATTCAAAGTCAAAAGATAGCTTTTATTTTTTTGAATTTCACTTCTTTTTCTAGATGTTACCTAGTTTCGCAGTAAATTTCTTACTTAGTCGTCAAACAGAATAAGTTCAGCAGTGTAACGAGGACTGTAGCTATAAAAAGACGGACATTAGCTCTGACTTGCCCCTATAACATCATTTAGAAAAAGTCTGCTTTTCTTTCCTCTATTTCTTTTTCAGATAAAAAGTAAATAGAGCCAGTTAAGGGTGGCACCCTTAGAACCTTCTTTTCAATATTCATTTAAAATTAAAAATATATTTAATAGTTGTATATCCATTAGATTCCAAAGTTTCCGCCTTTGATACGGGTCTATTTCTTGTCTTGACACAAGAAATAGACGAAAGAAGGTCAAGAAGTTTCTAATTATCTTTGCTAGCAAGTGCCAGTGATCCCCGTTTCTTAGTGGGGTGCCTGACGGGCATAGCTGGGGCGACGAAACTCGCCAGATATTTACCGTGGTAGCTTGACGACTATAAACTTCGGATTAGAGGTCTTAAGCAAAAAGAAGAGAAACTTCTGTGCTGTAGCAGTAGAAATTTATATATTTAAATTTTTTTCTAGTTATAAGAAAATTTAATACTCATATACCCTTCGTGCAATTCGTGACAAAAAGAAGAAAAGAATTTCTCCGTGTTCTCTGTGGCTCTGTGTTGAGAGATTGCTTTAATCTATAAAAAATTAGATTTCTAATAGTCTACAGAAAAAATATTTGTAAATTCTTCCTTAAATATTTCCGGAAGTCTGTTTAAAAGAAGGGTTGTATCTCCATTGATACAAAAATCAACATTTCCTTTTTTATTTTCTTTGTTGAAAAGATCCATGGAAATGAGTAAATTTAAGAGTTCAAACACAGATTCCCTGGAAGAATCCACAATTTTTTCAGGGAAAAATTTTCTTATGTCCTTCTTTATGAGGGGATAGTGGGTTCCTCCTAGAATAAGGGTGTCGGTACCTTTTGGAATCTTATCCAGGCATTCCTTCAAAACTTCCAGACGGTGGGGGTGATTTTTCCATCCCGATTCGATCAAGGCACATAGTTTCTTGCATGGAATTCCATTGATGGATCCGTCTTTTGAGTACTGTTTATAGGTTTTTTCATAAATTTTAGTTTTTACGGTAAAAGGATTCGCAATATAGGCTATTTTTTTGTTCTTACTTTCTAAGAGGGCGGCTTTTACCCCTCCTTCTACAACTCCTATGATGGGGACGGGGTATTTATCTTTTAAATATTCCAGGGAAGCTGCCGTAATAAGGCTGCAGGCTATGATAATTACCTTACAATGATTTTGAATCATAAACTTGACGATATTCTCGCTTAGTTTTTGGATTTCTGAGGCAGTCTTAATACCGTAGGGGGTATTTTTAAAGTCCCCGTAGTAGATGATGTTTTCCCTGGGTAAAATTTTTCTGATCTCCTTCAGGATGGTAAGACCTCCAATTCCTGAGTCGAATATCCCAATGGGCAGTTTATTTCTCATAAGAACCTCCTCGATAAAATTTATATTTTAAACAGTATATCTGAATATAGATAATATTACAACGATATAAATAATAAATATTCAATATATATTCAGTATATTTATATATACTGAAATTGATGATAAGTATTTATGGGATATAATATCTATATTTTACATTAAAAGGGAAAAAAGATACAATTTTACTATAAAAATTAATTGAAAGATGGGAGGATATTATGTTTGGAACTCAAAAAATAAACGAGAATGGCATTTTGGAAATTGGCGGAGTATCCGTAAAAAAATTAAGAGAAGAATATGGAACTCCCCTCTATGTGATAGATAAAAATTATATAGTGGAAAAGGCAGGATTAATAAAAGAAAGTTTTAAATCCGGAATTTTTAAGACCGAGGTAGCCTATGCTTCCAAGGCATTCTTAACTGTGGGGATGTGTAAAATAGTGGAGGAACTGGGTCTATGTTTAGATGTTGTTTCCGGAGGAGAAATATATACGGCTTTAAAGGCTGATTTCCCCATGGAAAGAGCTCATTTTCATGGGAACAGTAAATCCATAGAAGAACTTGAGATGGCTGTAGAATATGGGGTAGGAACCATCATAGTGGACAATCATTTGGAATTTGAACTGTTGGAGGATATATGTGAGAAAAAACAAGTGAAGACAAATGCAATCTTACGTGTAAATCCCGGGATAGATGCCCATACCCATGAATATATCCAGACTTCTAAGTTTGATTCGAAATTCGGGGAATCTATCTTCATGGAGGAGACGAAAGAACTCATAAGAAAAATCCATGGGAGTGAATGGATAAAATTTGAGGGACTCCATGCCCACATAGGTTCCCAGATATTTGATGTGACCTCTTTTTTAAAGGAAGCTGAAGTCATGACCGAGTATATAAAAGGATTGGTTGAAGAAGGCATAGGAGTGGAAACCCTGAATTTAGGCGGAGGATACGGGATCTATTATTCAGAGGGAGATGAGCCCATTGATTTGGAGCTGTGCCTGAAAGAACAGGTAAGGATTATAGAAAAAATAAATGAAGAATGTAATTTAGGGATTAAAAAACTTCAGATTGAACCGGGAAGATCCCTGATAGCCAATGCAGGGACTACCCTTTATACGGTACAGGGGTTAAAGACTACCTATTCGGGAAAAAACTATTATTTTATCGATGGGGGAATGACAGATAATATAAGACCGGCTCTGTATCAGGCTGTCTACAGCGGAACAATTGGGAACAGGTGTTTGGAAGCCAAAGAAAATCTGGTAACTGTAGCAGGGAAATGCTGTGAGTCCGGAGACTTAATCATGAAAGATACTAAATTGCAGAGGGCAGAATTGGGAGATGTTTTATGTGTATTTGGTACAGGAGCATATAATTATTCCATGGCAAGCAACTATAATAAGATTCCCAGATCTGCTGTGGTTATGGTAGAAGACGGGGAGTCAGCACTTATGGTAAAAAGAGAGAGTTATGAAGATTTAATAAGAAATGACGTCTATTAGAAAAAATTAAATGAAAAAGGTGACTCCTGTAGGATACAGGAGTCACCTTTTTTCGTTTTATAAAAATTGAAATTTTTTAAAAAAAAGAGTAATATCTTTAGTAATTAATTTGTGGGAGAAGAACTTCCTCTTTCTGATTCTCCTTCTTTAGTAAAGAAGGAGAAAGTGAGAGTGAAAGATGTAAAATGTTCTACTTTTATTCTAACTATATCCTCTGTCTTTATGAAAGAAGGAGGAAAACAAGGAGGAAGTTCAGAGGTCTTTTAAATGTTCAAGGAGATGCTTATGCCAAAGATATTTAATAAATTATATAATAAAGAAACTAGGAGAATGTTGCGAAAACATATGACCCAACATGAAAGGTTATTATGGGAGAGAATTAAGAATAAAAAAATATTGGGTTATAGGTTTCATAGACAATATGGTATTGAAAGATACATAGTTGATTTTTATTGCCCTAAACTAAAATTAATAGTCGAACTTGATGGAAGGCAGCATCATATGAGGGAAGGGGTAGAATATGATGAAGTTAGAAATGATTTTTTGATCTCGTTAGGGCTAACCGTAGTACGATTTGATAATAAAGAAATAGAAGAAAATATTGAAAATGTAATCGACAGGATAAAAGAAAGTATAGAGGAGTTGTAGAGAACTTCCCCCTAACCCCCTTCTTTCTAAAAGACGGGGGAATAAATAGTATTAACAAAAGAATAAGTCAGCTGTCTGTGGAATTAGTCTTTATTAAAATTTTAATTTTTAAATGGAGGTACTAAATGTCTAGTAAAGTTGCAATTAAAGGTGTTATGAAAATGTTGGATGAAGGATCTATTTCTACCGAGGATCTGCTTTCAGATGAATTTTTTAAGAGGTATTCATCTGTGAAATCTCTGGAAGAATTTGAAGGTAAATTTAATACCGCTCCTGCAAATGGGGTAACAAAAGAAAAATATGCACAGGAAATAATTAGAACATATACCGAATTTAGAAATATTGATGAAATGAAGGATAAGGCTATTGAATTTTATGCGGAGGAGGATTAAATGAATATGAAAAAATATTTTGATATTTTAAAAAAATATAATTTAAATAAAAAAATAAATGATCGGTATGAAGAAAAAGCTGA
The genomic region above belongs to Psychrilyobacter piezotolerans and contains:
- the ilvC gene encoding ketol-acid reductoisomerase, with product MEEIKFLEGKRLTVVGYGSQGHAHALNLHDLGMDVTVGLRQGSKSWEKAENDGVKVAVVGEAVKGADVVMILAPDEAQPELYRSEIEENLKSGAYLGFAHGFNIHYERITPREDVNVFMVAPKGPGHMVREIFEGGHGVPCLAAVHNDISEDTRDIAHAWANGVGRRVGVIETTFKEETETDLFGEQAVLCGGVTELMQAGFDTLVEAGYNPEVAYFECVHEMKLIIDMVYEKGFAAMRDSISNTAEYGDYITGKKIITKESKEAMKGVLKDIQRGKFAKEFIEETENGYKFMNKERAEYSDSKIEEVGSKMRKMVFSK
- a CDS encoding glycoside hydrolase family 10 protein, with the protein product MKKFCSILFLLILAGCSGIDKKAGKEGERAEFRGVWIASIVNINWPKTVGTGKEAEKAQKQEFIKLLDEAVEMNMNAVVVQIRPAADTFYPSSFEPWSKYLTGTQGVSPGWDPLQFMVEEAHRRNLQFHGWFNPYRVTLKKEDIPVPTHPAVLNPEWIFEYGGKLYYNPGIPEAMNYSIDNIMEVVKNYDIDGVHMDDYFYPYPVKGEKLPDWKTYLKYGKDFSIAADWRRDNVDKFIKTLNDRIKKEKPDVQFGISPFGVWRNYDMDKSGSKTKAGLTNYDSLYADTRKWIDKGWIDYIVPQIYWNQGYEAAEYNTLVNWWADEVRGTNVKLYIGQAAYKVGTKGWEDPGELINQVRYNRGVDEVGGSIYFNIDSLIDNPMEIKENMKKTIYKERVEIPN
- a CDS encoding CPBP family intramembrane glutamic endopeptidase, which codes for MEQDDLLIIKENNSLKKFSFFKFIIIQFIFLVSFQIILGSFFTKFFSKYNIIFFKDIFVNLICLFIVLSSFKFFLKRKQLDIKNIFGIFLIPWKEIIFYSLLFLTIETLLLLIFHNSSNSEIVSFYEFFPIVFVIPIIEEIIFRGILLNKLIEKIGVRKGILLTTLIFISLHGYVGIYILTSSFYLSYIYYKTKSLYASIACHGIQNAILFIMDSISTRVPIVRDNFLNYKLYFIALIILISPLVIFCIKKLWCTLNDKKESIYMYNSINK
- a CDS encoding co-chaperone GroES, yielding MNIKPIGNRILVEPLKIEEKTFSGIILPNSGEAASSDTGIVVALGNIEEEIAVGDKVFFRPHSGVEIPDSDKNFLILEMEEVLAVIG
- the ilvN gene encoding acetolactate synthase small subunit, coding for MKKYQILVIMRNRPGILSKVSGLFSKRGFNIDGITCGVSEKKEYFRMTITVIGDESFVEQVRKQVGKLIDVIKVQILDEKNVVKRELALIKVKSNSETRLEIIKIVEIYRAKIIDISHEALIIELTGDSNKVEGLIGVMDKFGILEAARTGISAMHRGIKL
- the ilvB gene encoding biosynthetic-type acetolactate synthase large subunit; protein product: MREINGAEIILEVLQDHDLKTIFGYPGGSVLPIYDALHSYKEKINHILTRHEQGAAHAADGYARSSGKTGVCVVTSGPGAANTVSGLMTAYMDSTPMLVITGQVSVNNLGTDAFQELDITGVTDSITKHNYLVRSIEELPDLLREAIYLTTNGRPGPVLIDIPMDIQMSKMSYEKFKRGCSSEYNLISDYKYIYKKPKKKETDRFIEMIKKSKRPIILAGNGVMKSNSSHQLKEFTQKFDIPVTTTLLGLGILPAEDKYNLRMLGMHGTAYANYAVDEADLVIALGMRFDNRVTGNIHRFCKNAKIIHVDIDEAEIDKNKHADLHIVGDVNLVLEALLKYEAEGKNKTWMNRIMELKNKYPLDRNFSTDYIVPQYLISRISELTNGQAIVCTDVGQHQMWTAQYYNFNKTNSIITSGGAGTMGFGLPAAIGAKLANPDREVVAIVGDGGFQMNSQELMTISEYNLDIKIIIVNNSFLGMVKQLQEVFYEKRHSFVKLERNPDFVMLGRAYGIDSHIVDTPKELDKLLRKTFSVKKSSLVNCIVSREENVFPMIPGGKSVDEMIMSEEEL